Genomic segment of Raphanus sativus cultivar WK10039 unplaced genomic scaffold, ASM80110v3 Scaffold1549, whole genome shotgun sequence:
aaaatatatttggatttgagattcccgagtttaaagattttagcaacattcaaatacttataaattttggtttcggtttgatccGGGTATTTGCGGGTTCATAcggataacccgtttgaattattttaaatttttcaaaatttatatatactttaaatttttcaaacatataaatttgaataatgtaagccaaaatacctaaagtaaaaattaaaaaacaggttgaacttcaatatttggatggaggataaatatatatttaaatatttttggtgtttgattattgtttatctaatttatatgtttattttgactattttttatattttcaaatagtttagataactttaagttgacaaaaaaagacaactttaaaatatcattaattgttgaagaataaaaaacaaaatacattaatctaactaaaaaataaacatttaaatagaaaagaaaaaaacacattaatctaactgaaaaagataacactacaagaaaacacgattTTAATGACGACCATtttcctcgctaaatcgtcgtaaatacgtctttacgacgatttagcgaggaaaCGCATATCGTCGTTAAAGTTTGGTCGTAACGGATATTTAATcgccatttcgtcgtaaaagtaCGAGGGacccatttcgtcgtaaaaggaaggttaatatttcgtcgtaaagaacaCGTAGATTTCCACGTAAAGTGGACGCTATATTTCCACGTAAAAGACACGTaatatttcctcgtaaaatacaCGTAAACTATCCTCGTAAGAAAAACGTAAATAATACTCGTAAAGTAAACGTAAATAATACACGTAAAGTAGACGTAAACTTTCGTCGTAAAGGGAACGTAGAATCTGACACGTAGATTCGTCGTAAGATTTCGTCGTTCTTTACACGTCCACTTACTCGTCAATTCCTCGTGAGTTAACGAggaatttgcttcgatttttataactaatttattttttaaatttaaattttaatattatagaaaataattatttcaaaaatattagaaatataaataattactaatgcgaaaatattaaaaatttggaataaattaaaaccgaaaatattatataaataaaagtttagaattttaatattaatacatagaaaaaaaaaactaagtcggGCCGGGGCGGTGGATCGTTTCCCGGTAGAGGTCTTCACTCCTCCTCTGTAGTTCCTCCTCTTGCTGCTGAGTACGAGAAGGCTCGGGAACCGGGTTCCGTCGTCGCATATCCGCCAACAACTCCTCCCATTGGGGATTTCCAGAAGATATAACTTCCAGAAACCCCTCCACTCCACCCATACGAGCTTGGAATGATTGGCGCGTAGACTCCAACTCCGTCTGCGTCGACGCCAACTGAGTCCGCGTCGAGTGTAACTCCGAACGCAGCTCAGTGACTTCGTCGGCTCGTCTCTGaccataagacgatgtcgctcttgggacatcgttgacggaaccgattcccaacgtacgtccctttttcttagggacgacctacaaagaaaaaataaagtttaatgttaataattttaaaaaatagattaaaagtagattaaaaggtaaaatttttacctcctcgtaaatctgatccacttcttgagtggataatacgaccggtattccatcgggagattgctgggtcagctgggtttggcggtcttcaatccgagcaacgacatcgttgtagatttgctcggacctcGGATCCACAAATACCCCCGCCTTGGTCTTGTGGGTCCTCTCGTAAAGCTCTTTAAGAGACGGGAGTTGTCCCGTCTCTTTggcctgaaaatatttaaaatttaaaaagttagaatcaatatacatatataagtacatattaattattaaaatatttaatatgaaaaaaattagaaattaattaccATTTCCAAGCGGACACGGGCATGGGGTTTTTGACCCGTACAGTGAAGCATCGGGCCGTTGCCGTGCTCGTCTTTGGTGTTACGAGAGGCGGAGCAGGAGTTGGAGATCGCAATGGATGATGGCAGCTCCCAGTAACGGATGAGACCATCGTAGACATCCTTGGTCAGCTCAGCGGGTTGCCCGTCCTTGTAACCCTTGTAGATCCA
This window contains:
- the LOC130504404 gene encoding uncharacterized protein LOC130504404, with translation MVRKNKQKKTPHYSQMFCGDPAAGSSSSAPGSSIPEIVPESQSQPPPVPPSGAPPHLLHLRRFQIRLHPDTFIRSCGCRRPLLLLGTRLRIFSLNQAEPVYRFGVDNSVATSVSDIIKGYFSEAHPNWKKTPHHVRNTWFKIYHWSIGVHEDVKREFTAKAKKRLLDTVGNWKEDWIYKGYKDGQPAELTKDVYDGLIRYWELPSSIAISNSCSASRNTKDEHGNGPMLHCTGQKPHARVRLEMAKETGQLPSLKELYERTHKTKAGVFVDPRSEQIYNDVVARIEDRQTQLTQQSPDGIPVVLSTQEVDQIYEEVVPKKKGRTLGIGSVNDVPRATSSYGQRRADEVTELRSELHSTRTQLASTQTELESTRQSFQARMGGVEGFLEVISSGNPQWEELLADMRRRNPVPEPSRTQQQEEELQRRSEDLYRETIHRPGPT